The DNA window tcatgtttggtgaccgcgccaactttcgctcggaggtcctaaccttcaaggtggtggactttTCGGGGTCCTACCATggcatcttggggcggccatgctacgccaagttcatggcgatccctaactacacctacctcaagctaaagatgccaggaccgaacggcATCATCACCATGGGTAGTACCTTCTCAcatgcctacacgtgcgaccgcgagcattacgagctcaccactgccgtcatcaactccaccgagctccCGGAGCTCAGGAATTCGGTGACTCCAGCAGTTCCCGACTACAACAAATCAGCCTCCTCGAGCGCCTTCTGTCCTACCGAAGGGAGCAAGGCAGTAGAGGTCAACCTTAACGACTCAACCAAGATGGTGTAGGTCAGGACTGAGCTCtcagccaaataggaaagcgagctcatcGGCTTCCTGCGTGCAAATCAGGATGTCTTCACgtggaagccttctgacatgccgggcataccgagggaggtcaccgagcacgcactatgTGTCGTCCTGGGCTCGAAGCTCATCAAACAATGCCTGTGCCGCTTCGGtgacgagaggcgcagggccataggcgaggagatcaacAAACTACTAGCGGCCGGTTTCattaaagaggtataccactccgattggcttgccaatcctgttcttgtaaaaaagaagaatgggaaatggagaatgtgcattgactacaccaacctcaacaaggcatgcccacgggatcattttcctttaccacgcatagatcagatagtcgactccacctcaggatgcgaaatcctctcctttctggatgcc is part of the Miscanthus floridulus cultivar M001 chromosome 9, ASM1932011v1, whole genome shotgun sequence genome and encodes:
- the LOC136484061 gene encoding uncharacterized protein, yielding MFGDRANFRSEVLTFKVVDFSGSYHGILGRPCYAKFMAIPNYTYLKLKMPGPNGIITMGSTFSHAYTCDREHYELTTAVINSTELPELRNSVTPAVPDYNKSASSSAFCPTEGSKAVEVNLNDSTKMV